A part of Rattus norvegicus strain BN/NHsdMcwi chromosome 4, GRCr8, whole genome shotgun sequence genomic DNA contains:
- the Cldn12 gene encoding claudin-12 isoform X1: MGCRDVHAATVLSFLCGIASVAGLFAGTLLPNWRKLRLITFNRNEKNLTIYTGLWVKCARYDGSSDCLMYDRTWYLSVDQLDLRVLQFALPLSILIAMGALLLCLIGMCNTAFKSSVPNIKLAKCLVNSAGCHLVAGLLFFLAGTVSLSPSIWAIFYNSHLNKKFEPVFTFDYAVFVTIASSGGLFMTALLLFVWYCACKSLSSPFWQPLYSHPPGMHTYSQPYSSRSRLSAIEIDIPVVSHST, translated from the coding sequence ATGGGCTGCCGAGATGTCCATGCAGCCACGGTCCTCTCCTTCCTGTGCGGCATTGCCTCTGTAGCAGGCCTCTTCGCGGGGACTCTGCTTCCCAACTGGAGGAAGCTGCGACTCATCACATTCAACAGAAATGAGAAGAACCTGACGATCTACACGGGCCTGTGGGTGAAGTGCGCCCGGTATGACGGAAGCAGTGACTGCCTGATGTACGACCGCACTTGGTACCTGTCGGTCGACCAGCTGGACCTGCGCGTCCTCCAGTTCGCCCTGCCCCTCAGCATCCTGATCGCAATGGGTGCCTTGCTGCTCTGCCTGATTGGGATGTGCAACACGGCCTTCAAGTCTTCGGTGCCTAACATCAAACTGGCCAAGTGTCTGGTCAATAGTGCAGGCTGCCACCTGGTGGCTGGACTCCTGTTTTTCCTGGCAGGTACCGTGagcctctctccatccatctggGCCATCTTCTATAACAGCCATCTCAACAAGAAGTTCGAGCCGGTCTTTACCTTTGACTATGCAGTGTTTGTCACGATCGCTAGCTCAGGGGGTCTGTTCATGACTGCTCTTCTGCTGTTTGTTTGGTACTGTGCATGCAAGTCTTTGTCCTCTCCTTTCTGGCAGCCACTGTACTCCCATCCTCCTGGGATGCACACTTACTCACAGCCCTATTCATCACGGTCCCGCCTCTCTGCCATTGAAATTGACATTCCGGTAGTTTCACATAGCACTTAA